GAACGCGGGGGGCGCACAAGAGGCAGGGGAGCACGCGGTCACGCCCCGGGATGCGGACCCTTCAGCTTCGCGGCGAGAAAATCGACGAAGACGCGCACGCGGGCCGGCGTGTTCGCGCCGCCCACGAACACCGCGTGGATGCTCTCCCGGTCCTGCGGGTTGAACGCCTCCAGCAGCGGCACCAGCGTGCCGCTCGGAAATTCGCCGCGCGCATGGGCCTCGTCGATGTGGAAATTGCCGACGCGGGTGATGCCGACGCCCTGGGCGGCGAGCTGCACCAGCGTCTCGCCGTTGTTGGCGGTGATGTTGCCCTTCACCTCCAGCATGTAGTCGCGCCCCTCCTCCCGGAACGGCCAGCCGGGCTCGATGCGGCGGAAGCTGAAATCGAGGCAATTGTGGTGGGCGAGGTCGGCCGGCACGCGGGGCGTGCCGTGACGGGCGAGATAGGACGGCGCGGCGAGGACGGTGCGCCCCGTTTCGCCGAGCCGGCGGGCGGTCAGCGGGCTGTCGGCGAGGGGGCCGAAGCGGATGGCCACGTCCACCCGCCCGCCGAGCACGTCGGCCACCTCGTCGCTCAGCTCCATCTCCACCTCGATGTCCGGATAGCGTGCGACGAATTCGCCGAGCAGGGGCACGATGACGAGGCGCCCGTGGGCCATGGCGGCGCTGACGCGGATGCGCCCGCGCGGATTGGCCCGGTCGGCGAGCGCGGCTTCCGTCTCGTCGATGTCGGCGAGGATGCGCCGGGCGGCGCGGGCATAGGCCTCGCCCTCCTCGGTGAGACGCAGCTGGCGGGTCGTCCGCACCATCAGGCGCACGCCCAGGCGCGCCTCGATGCGGGCGAGGATGCGGCTCACCGCCGAGGGGGTCAGCCCCAGCTCGCGGGCCGCGCCGGAGAGGCTCCCCGCGCACGCGACCTTGAGGAAGGCGGCCATCTCTCCGGTCCGGTCGGGGCGGTCCATTCGTGACTCCGGCGCACAGATGCT
The nucleotide sequence above comes from Xanthobacter flavus. Encoded proteins:
- a CDS encoding LysR family transcriptional regulator encodes the protein MDRPDRTGEMAAFLKVACAGSLSGAARELGLTPSAVSRILARIEARLGVRLMVRTTRQLRLTEEGEAYARAARRILADIDETEAALADRANPRGRIRVSAAMAHGRLVIVPLLGEFVARYPDIEVEMELSDEVADVLGGRVDVAIRFGPLADSPLTARRLGETGRTVLAAPSYLARHGTPRVPADLAHHNCLDFSFRRIEPGWPFREEGRDYMLEVKGNITANNGETLVQLAAQGVGITRVGNFHIDEAHARGEFPSGTLVPLLEAFNPQDRESIHAVFVGGANTPARVRVFVDFLAAKLKGPHPGA